Part of the Desulfovibrio sp. ZJ209 genome, ACGGCCGGCATGGCGAAGGCCCGGCGCAGGGCCGCGGAACTTCCGCCCGAGTCAAAGGTGGTGAGCAGGTGCACGGAATGGCGCGTGCGCCCCGCAAGGGCGCGGCTCGTGGCGCGCAGGGCCGTGCCGCCGGAAAAGAAGAGCGGCCGCGCGTCGGCAGGGTCGGCGTTGGGGGCCGCGGCACGGGGAGGGGCGTCGGGCCCGGCCGCCATCACGCGCCGCCCTTCCGCTTTTTGCGCGTGGCCAGCGGCTCGTTGGGGCTGCCGTCGGTGAGGCCCAGTTCCTTGAGCTTCAGGTAGATGAGCCGGCCGATCCAGGCGTCGGTGGCGGCGTATTCGATCTGGCGCTGCGAGAGGTCCATGAGGCTCCAGTTGGAGCATTGGGAGCCCTTGGAGATGCGCCAGCCGAAGAGGCTCGCCGCGAGCGTGCGCAGGCCCTGGTTGGGCAGCCTGTGCGCCCGGGCCACCTGCCCCAGGTCCACAAGGCCCGCGGGCGTGAAGGGATGGATGCGGGCCAGCGCCAGCATGTCGTCGCCGATGCTCACGCCGGTCTTGATGATCGCGGGCGAGGCGAGCAGCTTGGCGCAGGCCTCGCCGAAGGGCAGCCAGCCGAGCTGGACGAGATAGACCGTCTTCGCCGTGGCAATTTGGATGAGCGAGGGCGCGTTGAGCTTGCCCTTGCGGAAGGTGGGCCGCGTCTCGGTGTCGAAGCCGAGGATGCCGTCGGCGCGCATGTCCGCCTCGGCGCGCTCCCAGGCCTCGGGGGTGCGCACCACCTCCACCGGCCCCTCGTAATGGCGCAGGGGCATGGCGTTGATCTCTTCGCTCGTGGGGCGGCGGGAAAGTTCCGTGAGGTCCATGTCACTTGCCGATGCAAAAATGCGCGAAAATGCGGTCCAGTACTTCCGCCGGGGTGCCCAGGCCCGTGACCTCGCCGAGGGCCGCCGCGGCCGTGTCCAGCCGGGCGAGACAGCAGTCATGGGGCTGGCCGGCCCGGATGTCGGCGGCAAGGGCCGCCAGCTCCTCAAGGGCGCGCTCGAGGGCCAGCGCCTGCCGGGCATTGGGCGCGAGAGCGCCGTCGGCCGGGGGCGCGGTGTCCAGCAGTTGCGCGCGGGCGAGCGCGGCGAGCTCTTCCACATGGGCGCCCGTGGCCGCGCTCACCATGAGCGCCGGGAGCTCGCCGGCCCAGGCAGGGGGCCACGCGCCGGCGCCCCCGGGCGCGCAGACATCGCACTTGTTCCATACGAGGAGCGCGGGCACACCTGCGGCCAAGGCGAGTATTTCCGCCGTCACCGGGTCCGGGCAGGTCGCGGCCCGGGCGCCGGCCTCGCCAAGGCGCTCGCCGTCCACGACCACGAACACAAGGTCGGCCGCGGCCAGCCGCTCGCGGGTGAGGGCCATGCCCAGGGCCTCCACCGTGTCGGCGCCAGCCTTGTCAGTGCGCAGGCCAGCGGTATCCACGAGGCGCACAGGCAGCCCGCCAAAATCGCACGGCTCTTCCAGGAAATCGCGCGTGGTTCCCGGAATGTCGGTGACGAGCGCCCTGTCGCGCCCCAAAAGCGCGTTGAGCAGGCTGGACTTGCCGGCATTGGGCGCGCCCGCGAGCACCACCTGCGCCCCGTCCTGCATGAGGCGGCCGCGGCGCTTGCCCGCGAGCAGGCGCCGCACGGACGCGGCCACCGTGTCCACGGCCGTGGCGAAGGCCGCAGGCTCAAGCGAGGGCACCTCGTCGTCCGGAAAGTCCACGCCGAGGGCCGCATGGGCGCGCAAATCCTCCAGCGCCTCGCGCAAGCTCGCTGTCTGCCGGCCGAGCTGGCCGTCGAGGCGGCTCAGGCCAAGGCGCGCGGCCTCGCGCGAGGGCGCGGCGATGAGCTCGGCCACGGCCTCGGCCTGGGAGAGGTCGAGCCGCCCGTTCTCGAAGGCGCGGCGCGAAAACTCGCCGCGTTCGGCCTGGCGCGCGCCGAGCGAGAGCACGCTCGTGAGCGCTTCCTCGAGGAGGAAGGGCCCGCCGTGGCAGTGGATTTCGGCCATGTCTTCGCCGG contains:
- a CDS encoding 3'-5' exonuclease, with the protein product MDLTELSRRPTSEEINAMPLRHYEGPVEVVRTPEAWERAEADMRADGILGFDTETRPTFRKGKLNAPSLIQIATAKTVYLVQLGWLPFGEACAKLLASPAIIKTGVSIGDDMLALARIHPFTPAGLVDLGQVARAHRLPNQGLRTLAASLFGWRISKGSQCSNWSLMDLSQRQIEYAATDAWIGRLIYLKLKELGLTDGSPNEPLATRKKRKGGA
- the mnmE gene encoding tRNA uridine-5-carboxymethylaminomethyl(34) synthesis GTPase MnmE, with translation MSTIAAIATPPGAGGIGIVRISGPKAKEVLARVFLSLSPGFENFEPWRLHRGRMLDRHGEELDDVLAVFMPGPRTFTGEDMAEIHCHGGPFLLEEALTSVLSLGARQAERGEFSRRAFENGRLDLSQAEAVAELIAAPSREAARLGLSRLDGQLGRQTASLREALEDLRAHAALGVDFPDDEVPSLEPAAFATAVDTVAASVRRLLAGKRRGRLMQDGAQVVLAGAPNAGKSSLLNALLGRDRALVTDIPGTTRDFLEEPCDFGGLPVRLVDTAGLRTDKAGADTVEALGMALTRERLAAADLVFVVVDGERLGEAGARAATCPDPVTAEILALAAGVPALLVWNKCDVCAPGGAGAWPPAWAGELPALMVSAATGAHVEELAALARAQLLDTAPPADGALAPNARQALALERALEELAALAADIRAGQPHDCCLARLDTAAAALGEVTGLGTPAEVLDRIFAHFCIGK